In Solanum pennellii chromosome 7, SPENNV200, the following are encoded in one genomic region:
- the LOC107026456 gene encoding choline transporter protein 1 has translation MRGPLGAVIGKYPSSDGGVAEKGDGIIKHNRKCRDVVFLVIFIAFWVAMIVNSSFGFNQGNPLRLTYGLDYKGNVCGDRHADPDLRELELRYWVNPNQVYESGSKDNQAKLSNARTICLMDCPIPSEDSLNWVCDYPEGEVRLSVDDWIDRNYDYFADLTPDLRNTSLQLQGPCYPVIFPSVNVYWSCQLIARASNVSLRHWKEMGGVNIVEDIAVDKSIHGLINSRSLVLKRYVADVGKSWGVLIVCGGILPVFLSVIWLLMIRHLVAAMPWITVVLFNGLIVSVTMFYYLKAGWIGNDPISPIIGEHDPYYHVSAREISHLHAAAVIMTAVMIISVLSSIAIVRRILMATSVLKVAAKVIGEVQALIIFPIIPYAILAIFYMFWFSAALHLFSSGRVVQNDCNTNCCAYDLKSKRVSCDRCCGYSIQYTSHIAAAIFFHLFGGFWATQFFVASSATVIAGSVATYYWARGGTSPEISFLPVLSSMKRLLRYSIGSVALGSLIVSFIESIRFILEALRRKLKVTNSAPESWFGRMVYNSSQCLLRCVGWTIKSVNRNAYILIAITGKGFFKSSEIATDLIISNILRIGKVNVIGDVILFLGKLCVSLASALFAFLMLDTHKYNIGHNKISSPIFPVLVCWFLGYVVATLFFAVVEMSIDTIILSFCQDSEEHQGTAQYAPPLLLETLNNQTEMQRLTQ, from the exons ATGAGAGGACCTTTAGGAGCTGTAATAGGGAAGTACCCTTCAAGTGATGGTGGGGTAGCTGAAAAAGGGGATGGAATTATCAAACACAACAGGAAATGTAGAGATGTAGTGTTTCTTGTTATCTTTATTGCTTTTTGGGTTGCTATGATTGTTAATTCCAGCTTTGGATTCAACCAAGGAAACCCAttgag GCTTACATATGGGCTAGACTATAAGGGCAATGTTTGTGGTGATAGACATGCCGATCCTGATCTTCGTGAATTGGAACTCAGATACTGGGTGAACCCAAATCAAGTTTATGAAAGTGGTTCAAAGGATAATCAGGCCAAACTTTCTAATGCTAGGACTATTTGCTTGATGGACTGTCCTATCCCATCTGAAGATTCTCTAAATTGGGTGTGTGACTATCCAGAAGGCGAGGTTCGTCTTTCAGTAGATGACTGGATCGAtagaaattatgattattttgcGGACCTTACTCCAGACCTAAGAAACACTTCACTGCAGCTACAAGGTCCTTGCTACCCTGTCATATTTCCAAGTGTTAATG TTTATTGGAGCTGTCAGCTTATTGCCCGTGCATCAAATGTATCTTTGCGGCATTGGAAGGAGATGGGTGGTGTAAACATTGTTGAGGATATCGCAGTCGATAAGTCTATCCATGGCTTAATTAACTCTCGATCTTTGGTCTTAAAG AGATATGTAGCTGATGTTGGCAAGTCATGGGGAGTGTTGATTGTTTGTGGAGGAATTTTGCCAGTTTTTCTATCAGTGATATGGCTTCTGATGATTCGTCACCTTGTGGCTGCAATGCCTTGGATAACTGTCGTCCTCTTTAATGGCCTCATAGTTTCAGTCACAATGTTCTACTATCTAAAAG CTGGATGGATAGGGAACGACCCTATCTCCCCCATCATTGGTGAACATGATCCGTATTATCATGTATCTGCAAGG GAAATAAGTCATCTCCATGCTGCTGCTGTTATCATGACTGCTGTAATGATTATTTCGGTCTTGTCATCCATCGCTATAGTGCGTCGTATCCTTATGGCTACTTCAGTCCTGAAG GTAGCTGCTAAGGTCATTGGAGAAGTACAAGCATTAATAATTTTCCCCATCATTCCGTATGCTATCCTAGCAATCTTCTACATGTTTTGGTTTTCAGCTGCTCTTCATCTTTTTAGTTCTGGACGCGTTGTCCAGAATGATTGCAACACCAACTGCTGTGCTTATGATCTTAAATCAAAAAGGGTGAGCTGTGATCGTTGCTGCGGTTACAGCATCCAATATACTTCTCATATTGCTgctgcaattttttttcatttgtttggCGGATTTTGGGCCACTCAGTTTTTTGTGGCAAGCTCTGCAACGGTCATTGCAGGTTCTGTCGCTACATACTATTGGGCTCGAGGTGGAACATCG CCAGAAATTTCATTTCTCCCAGTGCTCTCCTCTATGAAGCGGCTTTTACGTTACAGCATTGGATCCGTTGCTCTTGGTTCTCTGATTGTTTCATTTATAGAGTCTATCAGGTTTATACTTGAAGCACTCCGGCGTAAACTTAAAGTTACTAACTCTGCACCAGAAAGTTGGTTCGGTAGAATGGTATATAATTCCTCACAGTGTCTCCTGCGGTGTGTTGGTTGGACCATCAAATCTGTGAATCGTAATGCTTACATCTTG ATTGCGATAACAGGAAAAGGCTTTTTTAAGTCTTCTGAGATTGCAACTGATCTCATTATCAGTAACATCCTTCGGATTGGGAAGGTGAACGTCATTGGTGATGTTATTCTCTTTCTTGGGAAGCTGTGTGTCAGTCTTGCAAGTGCACTTTTTGCTTTTCTCATGTTGGATACTCACAAGTACAACATTGGACATAACAAGATCTCGTCACCAATTTTCCCGGTTCTG GTGTGCTGGTTTCTTGGATACGTCGTGGCAACTCTCTTCTTTGCAGTTGTGGAGATGTCAATTGATACCATAATACTTTCATTTTGTCAAGATTCAGAGGAGCATCAAGGAACTGCTCAATACGCCCCTCCGCTTCTTCTTGAGACATTGAATAACCAAACTGAGATGCAAAGACTTACACAATGA